A stretch of the Deinococcus misasensis DSM 22328 genome encodes the following:
- a CDS encoding glycoside hydrolase family 9 protein, producing the protein MSNIRMMSLGLTALLSLGFVSCSSTTPPPVAEKSGSVQKMADAYTITLSQTNSWEGGYQAAIKFTNVSGAPASSFKFKFKLNSPATLQSSWNGTVTGPDAQGFYTAVSPDWLQYSPVGVGGSYDVGFAASGSFTGGSGFVTEVNGQPVVAPDTTPPTVPGTLTQTGLTYNSVTLTWGAATDAVGVAKYEIYNGTTLLTTVSAPATTVKLTTLKPSTAYNLKVRAVDAAGNASAFGNTVTFTTPAAPVDTTAPTVPGTLSYTTLTYNGVTLRYTASTDNVGVAKYEIYNGTTLLTSVAGSVTSPKLTLTPSTTYNLKVRAVDAAGNASAFGNTVTFTTPATPADTTAPTVPASLRSTASTTTSISLAWNPSTDNVGVTKYEVYRGTTLLATVSSSTLNYTVTGLTKNTAYTFKVRAGDAAGNWSAFSPDLSATTADDVLPPVAGQNPCARFPLTKVFTEASVGTASTGKFNYGEALQKSILFYEAQQAGPVASWNRVGWRSDASMLDEIKGGWYDAGDHVKFGFPMAATATLLSWGAIDFKAGYEKSGQLKHIQNNLRFVMDYFVAAHVAPNKLAGQVGNGGTDHSYWAAPETLDTRQAGMRPTYYIDETKPGTDLAGETAAALAAGSMVFKDTDPAYAQTLLNHAKQLYAFADQFRGKYSTSITDASGFYNSWSGYQDELVWGAAWLYRATGDVTYLNKAKAEYAKLANEGQTAFKSYKWTHAWDDKSYGSYVLMYQLTKDPAYQADADRWLDYWTVGVNGERIKYTDKLAWLDTWGSLRYSANTAFMALLHSNNITDATKKTRYKNFAIDQINYMLGDNPASRSYVIGFGNNFPKNPHHRGAHGTWSDNLQGPPAVSRHTLIGALVGGPDSTGAYTDDRGNYITNEVATDYNAGFTGALAGLVQDFGGQSLANFPKVEQPDSPEFYVGTKLNASGSKFTEIAGWATNKSAWPACPTSNVSFRYFVNLSEGFAAGYKLSDYVVTVRGGTATPLTLWNSAQNIYYVDITVPGTIYPGGQQYYRKETQFRIGLADAINAPAGAWDPNNDPSYLGVTGVMGSEDKPNDNVPFFEKGVLLFGKSPAK; encoded by the coding sequence ATGTCAAACATTCGCATGATGTCTCTGGGGCTCACGGCCCTCTTGAGCCTGGGATTTGTCTCTTGCAGCAGCACCACTCCCCCTCCAGTCGCTGAGAAATCTGGATCTGTGCAAAAAATGGCCGATGCCTACACCATCACCCTGTCCCAGACCAATTCCTGGGAAGGAGGCTATCAGGCAGCCATCAAATTCACCAATGTTTCTGGCGCTCCAGCCAGCTCTTTCAAATTCAAATTCAAACTCAACAGTCCCGCCACTTTGCAAAGCAGTTGGAATGGCACCGTCACAGGTCCCGATGCACAGGGATTTTACACTGCGGTCTCTCCTGATTGGCTGCAATACAGCCCAGTCGGGGTAGGCGGAAGTTATGATGTGGGCTTTGCCGCCAGTGGAAGTTTCACGGGTGGCTCGGGTTTTGTCACTGAAGTCAACGGGCAACCTGTGGTTGCCCCGGACACCACCCCTCCCACCGTGCCCGGTACCCTGACCCAGACCGGTCTGACCTACAATTCTGTCACCCTCACCTGGGGAGCGGCCACGGATGCAGTGGGTGTGGCCAAATATGAAATTTACAACGGCACCACCCTCCTGACCACTGTGAGTGCCCCGGCCACCACAGTGAAACTGACCACCCTGAAGCCCAGCACCGCTTACAATCTGAAAGTGCGTGCAGTGGATGCTGCTGGCAATGCTTCTGCTTTTGGCAACACGGTCACCTTCACCACCCCTGCTGCTCCTGTGGATACCACGGCCCCCACTGTGCCCGGAACCCTCTCTTACACCACCTTGACTTACAACGGAGTGACCCTACGGTACACTGCCTCCACAGACAACGTTGGGGTGGCCAAGTACGAAATTTACAATGGCACGACGCTGCTGACCAGTGTTGCTGGAAGCGTCACCAGCCCCAAACTCACCCTGACCCCCAGCACCACATACAACCTGAAAGTGCGTGCAGTGGATGCTGCCGGCAATGCCTCTGCTTTCGGCAACACGGTCACCTTCACCACCCCTGCCACCCCTGCAGACACCACGGCCCCCACCGTGCCCGCATCCCTGCGTTCCACGGCCTCCACCACCACCAGCATTTCTCTGGCCTGGAACCCCTCCACCGACAATGTGGGTGTGACCAAGTACGAAGTGTACAGGGGCACCACCTTGCTGGCCACCGTGAGCAGCAGCACGCTGAATTACACCGTGACAGGCCTCACCAAAAACACCGCATACACCTTCAAAGTGCGTGCTGGAGATGCCGCAGGCAACTGGTCTGCCTTCAGTCCTGACTTGAGCGCCACCACCGCCGATGACGTCCTGCCTCCTGTGGCCGGTCAAAACCCCTGTGCACGCTTCCCCCTCACCAAAGTCTTCACAGAAGCTTCTGTGGGAACGGCATCCACAGGCAAGTTCAATTACGGCGAAGCCTTGCAAAAATCCATCCTGTTCTACGAAGCCCAGCAGGCCGGTCCAGTGGCCAGTTGGAACCGCGTGGGCTGGAGAAGCGATGCCAGCATGCTCGACGAGATCAAAGGCGGTTGGTATGACGCGGGTGACCACGTCAAATTCGGCTTCCCGATGGCTGCCACTGCAACCTTGCTGTCCTGGGGTGCCATCGACTTCAAAGCGGGTTACGAGAAGTCTGGCCAGCTGAAACACATCCAGAACAACCTGCGTTTCGTGATGGATTACTTCGTGGCTGCCCACGTGGCCCCCAACAAACTGGCCGGACAGGTCGGCAACGGTGGCACCGACCACTCCTACTGGGCTGCCCCCGAGACCCTCGACACCCGTCAGGCAGGCATGCGTCCCACCTACTACATTGATGAAACCAAACCCGGCACCGATCTGGCTGGTGAAACCGCTGCCGCTCTGGCCGCCGGAAGCATGGTTTTCAAAGACACCGATCCTGCTTACGCCCAGACCCTGCTCAACCACGCCAAACAACTGTATGCTTTCGCAGACCAATTCCGTGGCAAGTACAGCACCTCCATCACCGATGCCTCGGGCTTCTACAACTCCTGGAGTGGCTATCAAGACGAACTGGTGTGGGGCGCTGCATGGTTGTATCGTGCCACTGGCGATGTGACTTACCTCAACAAAGCCAAGGCCGAATACGCCAAACTGGCCAACGAAGGTCAAACCGCCTTCAAATCCTACAAATGGACCCACGCTTGGGATGACAAGTCCTACGGCAGCTACGTGCTGATGTACCAACTGACCAAAGACCCTGCTTATCAAGCCGATGCAGACCGCTGGCTCGATTACTGGACGGTGGGCGTCAATGGTGAACGCATCAAGTACACCGACAAACTGGCCTGGCTGGACACCTGGGGCTCCCTGCGCTACTCCGCCAACACCGCTTTCATGGCCTTGCTGCACAGCAACAACATCACCGATGCCACCAAGAAGACCCGTTACAAGAACTTCGCCATCGACCAGATCAACTACATGCTCGGGGACAACCCCGCCAGCCGTTCTTACGTGATTGGCTTTGGCAACAACTTCCCCAAAAACCCCCACCACCGTGGCGCACACGGCACCTGGTCTGACAACCTGCAAGGTCCACCTGCAGTCAGCCGTCACACATTGATCGGTGCACTGGTCGGCGGTCCCGACTCCACCGGAGCCTACACCGATGACCGTGGCAACTACATCACCAACGAGGTCGCCACCGATTACAACGCAGGCTTCACCGGAGCCCTTGCCGGACTGGTGCAGGACTTTGGCGGCCAGAGCCTTGCCAACTTCCCCAAAGTAGAGCAGCCTGACAGCCCCGAGTTCTATGTGGGCACCAAGCTGAACGCCTCGGGCAGCAAGTTCACCGAGATCGCTGGATGGGCCACCAACAAGTCTGCATGGCCTGCTTGCCCCACCAGCAACGTGTCCTTCCGTTACTTCGTGAACCTGTCTGAAGGCTTCGCTGCCGGATACAAGCTCTCTGATTACGTGGTGACGGTCCGTGGCGGCACTGCAACCCCCTTGACCCTCTGGAACAGTGCCCAGAACATTTACTACGTGGACATCACCGTGCCCGGAACCATCTACCCCGGTGGTCAACAGTACTACCGCAAAGAAACCCAGTTCCGCATCGGTCTGGCAGACGCCATCAACGCACCTGCTGGAGCATGGGACCCCAACAACGACCCCTCCTACCTGGGTGTGACCGGCGTGATGGGTTCTGAGGACAAGCCCAACGACAACGTGCCCTTCTTCGAAAAAGGCGTGCTGCTGTTCGGTAAGTCTCCTGCAAAATAA